In Fodinicola acaciae, the following proteins share a genomic window:
- the ychF gene encoding redox-regulated ATPase YchF produces MSLTLGIVGLPNVGKSTLFNALTKNNVLAANYPFATIEPNVGVVPLPDARLDKLAELFGSAKTVPATVSFVDIAGIVKGASEGEGLGNKFLANIREASAICQVIRAFSDPDVVHFAGKVSPADDIETVNTELILADLQTLEKALPRLEKEARIKKDTVPYAQAARQANDLLEEGVTLFAGAKDAGIDTSLLRELNLLTTKPFLYVFNVDEEELGDETFLDSLRKLVAPAEAIFLDAKVESELSELPEEEAAELLEAIGQPEPGLRQLARVGFATLGLKTYLTAGPKESRAWTIPIGATAPEAAGVIHTDFQRGFIKAEVVSYDDLMAAGSMAAAKAAGKVRIEGKDYVMADGDVVEFRFNV; encoded by the coding sequence GTGAGTCTCACCCTCGGTATCGTCGGACTGCCAAACGTCGGCAAGTCCACGCTGTTCAACGCGCTGACGAAGAACAACGTGCTCGCGGCCAACTATCCGTTCGCCACCATCGAGCCAAACGTCGGTGTCGTACCGCTGCCGGACGCGCGGCTGGACAAGCTGGCGGAGCTGTTCGGCTCGGCCAAGACCGTGCCGGCCACGGTGTCCTTCGTGGACATCGCCGGCATCGTCAAAGGCGCCAGCGAGGGGGAGGGGCTCGGCAACAAGTTCCTCGCCAACATCCGGGAGGCCTCGGCGATCTGCCAGGTCATCCGTGCGTTCTCCGACCCGGACGTGGTGCACTTCGCCGGCAAGGTCTCGCCGGCCGACGACATCGAGACGGTCAACACCGAGCTGATCCTCGCCGACCTGCAGACGCTGGAAAAAGCGTTGCCGCGGTTGGAGAAGGAAGCGCGGATCAAGAAGGACACGGTGCCGTACGCTCAGGCTGCGCGGCAGGCCAACGACCTGCTGGAAGAAGGCGTGACGCTGTTCGCAGGAGCCAAGGACGCCGGCATCGACACCAGCCTGTTGCGCGAGCTCAACCTGCTCACGACCAAGCCGTTCCTCTACGTCTTCAACGTCGACGAGGAGGAGCTCGGCGACGAGACTTTCCTGGACTCGCTGCGCAAACTCGTCGCGCCGGCGGAGGCGATCTTCCTGGACGCGAAGGTCGAGTCGGAGCTGTCCGAGCTGCCGGAGGAGGAGGCCGCCGAGCTGCTGGAGGCCATCGGCCAGCCCGAGCCGGGCCTGCGCCAGCTGGCACGCGTCGGCTTCGCCACGCTCGGCCTGAAGACCTACCTGACCGCCGGCCCCAAGGAGTCGCGTGCCTGGACGATCCCGATCGGCGCGACCGCGCCGGAGGCCGCCGGCGTGATCCACACCGACTTCCAGCGCGGCTTCATCAAGGCCGAGGTCGTCTCGTACGACGACCTGATGGCCGCCGGCTCGATGGCGGCCGCCAAGGCCGCCGGCAAGGTGCGCATCGAGGGCAAGGACTACGTCATGGCCGACGGCGACGTCGTGGAGTTCCGCTTCAACGTTTGA